A portion of the Candidatus Pristimantibacillus lignocellulolyticus genome contains these proteins:
- a CDS encoding SDR family oxidoreductase, giving the protein MNYTKKFSLVGKNAIVTGGAGILGRHFCFGLAEAGAQVAVVDINKEASQQVVDQIIERGGKATRFYCNLTSEQSVISMVDSVRSEFGSIDILHNNAAGKSNDLNAFFAPFEEYELNQWNQIMSTDLDSMFLVAKHVGKVMKEQGQGGSIMQTSSIYGIMGPDNRIYEGSYYLERGINTPAIYSAAKAGVIGLTRYLATYWAKDNIRVNTITPGGVESGQNDVFKEKYSNRIPLGRMAQPEEMVGALIFLASDASSYITGQNIIIDGGLNAW; this is encoded by the coding sequence ATGAACTATACCAAAAAATTCTCACTAGTGGGAAAAAATGCAATCGTTACTGGTGGTGCAGGGATCTTGGGTAGGCATTTTTGTTTTGGTCTAGCTGAAGCAGGAGCACAGGTAGCTGTAGTAGATATCAATAAAGAGGCTTCCCAGCAGGTGGTCGATCAAATCATTGAACGCGGTGGTAAAGCGACGCGCTTTTATTGTAATTTAACCTCTGAACAATCTGTAATCTCAATGGTAGACTCAGTAAGGTCTGAATTTGGCTCTATTGATATCCTCCATAATAATGCAGCTGGTAAATCAAATGATTTGAATGCCTTTTTTGCACCCTTTGAAGAGTATGAGCTAAACCAATGGAATCAGATTATGTCCACAGATTTAGATAGTATGTTTTTGGTTGCTAAGCATGTAGGTAAAGTGATGAAAGAACAAGGGCAGGGAGGCTCAATTATGCAAACTTCTTCTATTTACGGCATAATGGGTCCAGATAATCGAATATACGAAGGCTCATATTACTTAGAACGCGGAATAAATACCCCTGCTATTTATTCCGCCGCTAAAGCTGGCGTCATTGGACTTACACGTTATTTAGCTACTTATTGGGCTAAGGATAATATTCGTGTAAATACAATTACTCCTGGTGGAGTAGAAAGTGGACAAAATGATGTATTCAAGGAGAAGTATAGTAATCGAATTCCTTTAGGGAGAATGGCGCAACCTGAGGAAATGGTAGGTGCTTTAATTTTTCTAGCATCTGATGCATCTAGTTATATTACTGGTCAAAATATTATTATTGATGGTGGATTGAATGCTTGGTAA
- a CDS encoding cold shock domain-containing protein: MQGKVKWFNAEKGYGFIETEQGGDVFVHFSAIQTEGFKTLEEGQEVEFDIVEGARGPQAANVNKL; the protein is encoded by the coding sequence ATGCAAGGAAAAGTTAAATGGTTTAACGCAGAAAAAGGTTATGGTTTTATCGAAACAGAACAAGGTGGCGATGTATTCGTACATTTCTCCGCTATCCAAACAGAAGGTTTCAAAACTCTTGAAGAAGGCCAAGAAGTTGAATTCGACATTGTTGAAGGCGCTCGTGGTCCTCAAGCTGCTAACGTTAACAAACTGTAA
- a CDS encoding acetyltransferase encodes MSRPLIIIGNGGHASVLTEILMDRTEKIIGFTAPLQEKNRYGLPYLGSDEVIENYLPSECMLVLGIGMIEPSPLREKLFNYYFNIGYQFMTVIHPSAIIAPSVRLGQGVQVMAGAIIQTNTKIADNSIINTGAIIDHDCQISSHTHISPGTRLSGGVHIKKGTHIGVGATVIQNITIGENCLIGAGAVVINNIADNLKVIGVPAKEV; translated from the coding sequence ATGAGTAGACCGCTAATTATTATTGGGAATGGGGGCCACGCCTCTGTATTAACTGAAATATTAATGGATCGTACTGAGAAAATTATAGGATTTACTGCGCCCTTGCAAGAGAAGAATCGTTATGGTTTACCTTACTTAGGAAGCGATGAAGTAATAGAAAACTATCTTCCTTCTGAGTGCATGCTAGTGCTCGGGATAGGGATGATAGAGCCATCACCACTTCGCGAAAAGTTGTTCAATTACTACTTCAATATAGGCTATCAATTTATGACTGTTATACATCCATCAGCTATTATTGCTCCATCTGTTAGACTAGGGCAAGGGGTTCAAGTAATGGCAGGTGCCATTATTCAAACCAACACGAAAATTGCCGATAATAGTATTATCAATACAGGGGCGATAATAGATCACGATTGTCAAATCAGTTCCCACACCCATATCTCGCCAGGCACAAGACTATCAGGAGGTGTTCATATAAAAAAAGGAACACATATTGGTGTTGGTGCAACAGTAATACAAAATATTACGATAGGTGAGAATTGTTTAATCGGTGCAGGGGCTGTGGTCATTAATAATATCGCTGATAACTTAAAAGTAATTGGAGTACCTGCGAAGGAAGTGTAA
- a CDS encoding Gfo/Idh/MocA family oxidoreductase, with protein sequence MMNVLLVGAGLMAGEYANVLNAMNIKYTVVGRSENSAKRFKETQGVPVIIGGLESLDDGFLQNYSHAIVATTLESLEDNVLYLLDKGMKEILVEKPGAVTEEGIERINKLSKKYEAKTYIAYNRRFYSSIMEARKRIEEDGGLTSFLFEFTEWTHIIEKLNKTAFQLNNLFIGNSTHVVDAAFYIGGLPRELQGYTQSKLVWHQKGSIFVGAGITMNDIPFSYHANWNAPGSWKLELLTNKNRFIFRPFEQLHTQKIGSTAIEQVTFDDHLDTQFKPGLYRQLEQFLLGGDYGQLLSIEDAARTFHWFYRILGQHGGSV encoded by the coding sequence ATGATGAACGTATTATTAGTGGGCGCAGGACTAATGGCTGGAGAATATGCCAATGTATTAAATGCTATGAATATTAAATATACCGTTGTTGGTCGCAGTGAAAACAGTGCGAAAAGATTCAAGGAAACGCAAGGAGTTCCTGTCATCATCGGTGGGCTAGAAAGCTTAGACGACGGTTTTTTGCAAAATTATTCTCATGCAATTGTTGCAACTACTCTTGAAAGTCTTGAAGATAATGTCTTGTATTTGTTGGATAAAGGAATGAAAGAAATATTAGTAGAGAAGCCTGGTGCAGTTACAGAAGAAGGAATTGAACGGATTAATAAACTCTCAAAAAAGTATGAGGCAAAAACATATATCGCATATAATAGAAGGTTTTATTCTTCAATTATGGAAGCTAGGAAACGTATTGAAGAAGACGGAGGCTTAACGTCCTTTTTATTTGAGTTTACAGAATGGACTCATATTATAGAAAAGCTGAATAAAACTGCCTTTCAGCTGAACAACTTGTTTATTGGTAACTCTACTCATGTAGTAGATGCCGCATTTTATATTGGTGGGCTACCGAGGGAACTTCAAGGGTACACGCAAAGCAAGTTAGTGTGGCACCAAAAAGGAAGCATATTTGTAGGTGCGGGTATAACAATGAACGATATTCCATTTTCTTATCACGCCAATTGGAATGCACCTGGCAGCTGGAAACTAGAATTGTTAACGAATAAAAACAGGTTTATTTTTAGGCCATTTGAGCAGCTACACACTCAGAAAATTGGAAGCACTGCAATAGAACAAGTTACATTTGATGATCATTTAGATACTCAATTTAAACCAGGTTTGTATCGTCAACTCGAGCAATTTTTATTAGGTGGAGATTACGGACAACTACTCTCTATAGAAGATGCGGCTCGTACGTTTCATTGGTTCTATCGTATACTTGGACAACATGGAGGTAGCGTATGA
- a CDS encoding acylneuraminate cytidylyltransferase family protein, translating into MARICTICARGGSKGVKNKNLREILGKPLIAHSILQAKKSNLFDVVAVSSDSNKILEVAKAYGADYVVKRPDEMASDTAAKLPAIQHCVKHVEELCDLTFDTITDIDATSPLRTVEDLQNAIKMFEEHSNASNLITAAPARRSPYFNLVEQGDDGFVKLSKPLDTSIVRRQDAPKSFDMNASIYVWNRETFINSSKLFTENTILYVMPEERSQDIDSELDFEIVKLIAEKRIILI; encoded by the coding sequence ATGGCTAGAATCTGTACGATATGTGCACGGGGTGGATCTAAAGGTGTAAAAAATAAAAATCTTCGTGAGATTTTAGGGAAGCCCCTAATTGCTCACAGCATTCTACAGGCAAAGAAAAGCAATCTTTTTGATGTTGTAGCAGTGAGTAGTGACAGCAATAAAATATTAGAGGTAGCTAAAGCATATGGTGCCGATTATGTAGTTAAGCGTCCCGATGAAATGGCATCAGACACGGCTGCCAAGCTACCGGCCATTCAACATTGTGTAAAACATGTAGAAGAGCTTTGTGATCTAACCTTTGATACCATTACAGATATTGATGCAACCTCACCTCTACGCACAGTAGAAGACTTGCAAAATGCTATTAAAATGTTTGAAGAGCATAGTAATGCTAGTAATTTAATTACTGCAGCACCAGCTCGAAGAAGTCCTTACTTTAATCTAGTAGAGCAAGGAGATGATGGCTTTGTAAAGCTATCGAAGCCACTTGATACATCCATTGTTCGTCGTCAGGATGCTCCAAAATCATTCGATATGAATGCCTCAATTTATGTTTGGAATAGAGAAACTTTTATTAATTCAAGTAAGCTTTTTACAGAGAATACCATCTTATACGTTATGCCAGAAGAACGTTCGCAGGATATCGATTCCGAATTAGATTTTGAGATAGTTAAGCTTATTGCTGAAAAAAGAATTATTTTAATATAA
- a CDS encoding Gfo/Idh/MocA family oxidoreductase has translation MNIVIIGAGQLGSRHLQAMALLEDSMNIYVVDPLETSLELSSKRFDEVDRFGNKSLFLLRKIDELPAAIEFAVIATTSIHRLYVIKKLFNHATVKYLLLEKFLFPFIEEYKEAQDVIAASRTITYVNCARRQWENYKKLKKEISNSSKINLIAKGTNWNLASNSIHLLDLFFYLNGREEIELNTDHLKQQLIQNKREGFIEFLGTISGTTERGSMFQLTCEESDAFNFTIEIETDEDKYCIDEMNEHIDFNGMQNKFSLYYQSQLTHIIYKQLIHNGSCDLTSFEESVHYHLILLRAFNEFLGDRVGIIT, from the coding sequence GTGAATATAGTCATAATAGGTGCTGGTCAGTTAGGAAGTAGACATTTGCAGGCGATGGCTCTTTTAGAAGACAGTATGAACATTTATGTGGTAGACCCATTAGAAACTTCATTAGAACTAAGTAGCAAAAGATTTGATGAAGTAGATAGATTTGGTAATAAAAGTTTGTTCTTATTGAGGAAAATTGACGAGTTACCGGCTGCTATTGAGTTTGCAGTAATTGCAACGACTTCGATTCATAGATTATATGTGATTAAGAAATTATTTAATCACGCAACTGTAAAGTATTTACTGTTGGAAAAGTTTCTATTCCCTTTTATCGAAGAATATAAAGAAGCACAAGATGTAATAGCGGCATCTAGAACGATTACATATGTTAACTGTGCTCGGAGGCAATGGGAGAATTATAAAAAATTAAAAAAGGAAATTAGTAACTCAAGTAAAATCAATCTTATAGCTAAAGGTACAAATTGGAACCTTGCAAGTAATTCTATTCATTTACTTGACTTATTCTTCTACCTAAACGGGCGTGAGGAGATTGAGTTAAATACAGACCATCTAAAGCAACAGCTCATTCAAAATAAACGCGAGGGTTTCATCGAGTTTTTAGGCACGATTAGTGGTACTACAGAAAGAGGAAGTATGTTTCAATTAACTTGCGAAGAAAGTGATGCATTTAATTTCACTATTGAAATTGAAACTGATGAAGATAAATATTGTATAGATGAGATGAATGAGCATATCGATTTTAATGGCATGCAAAATAAATTCTCCCTTTATTATCAAAGCCAATTAACACACATTATTTATAAACAATTAATTCATAACGGCAGCTGCGATTTAACATCTTTTGAAGAATCAGTACATTATCATCTGATTTTACTCAGAGCATTTAATGAATTTTTGGGAGATAGAGTAGGGATTATCACATGA
- a CDS encoding SGNH/GDSL hydrolase family protein: MRILILGDSLGLPRPHRINNYSPLEQELAVSYEQTYSSIIQRSLLETFKFEPYFEIINRSRRFCTLRDIDAEFADYLFFYEPDIIVLQIGIVDCWFREGRTQMVNSEDFQNYLNKILKMLSLRQNCFLIIVGISPTSSKMDERHGGLNEEISKYNQIYKANVDNKRIFYIDMEQYVDPSDVHKYLLPDDHHLNPEGNLLVANDLLRIIYSLTYNKIGYQLHQQQDMDGALARFELAYKLYPYNVDNIYNYIFLLHNKNDIEQLQLVSEFCEENIYDPDIQQLLFECNIK, encoded by the coding sequence ATGAGAATTTTAATATTAGGTGATTCACTTGGACTTCCAAGACCACATCGTATTAATAATTATTCTCCTTTGGAACAAGAGCTGGCTGTTTCATATGAACAAACATATTCATCGATTATACAAAGAAGCTTATTGGAAACATTTAAGTTTGAGCCGTATTTTGAGATAATAAATCGTTCTAGACGTTTTTGTACTTTAAGAGATATTGATGCGGAATTTGCAGATTACCTTTTCTTTTACGAGCCAGATATAATTGTATTACAAATTGGTATTGTTGACTGCTGGTTCAGGGAAGGCAGAACTCAAATGGTAAACAGTGAGGACTTCCAAAATTATTTAAACAAAATATTAAAAATGCTATCATTGAGACAGAATTGTTTTTTGATTATCGTAGGCATTTCGCCAACATCTAGCAAAATGGATGAAAGGCACGGTGGTCTTAACGAGGAAATAAGTAAATATAATCAAATTTACAAAGCTAATGTTGATAATAAAAGAATATTTTATATTGATATGGAACAGTACGTGGATCCATCAGATGTGCATAAATACTTGTTGCCGGACGATCATCATTTAAACCCAGAGGGAAATCTATTGGTGGCGAATGATTTGTTAAGAATAATTTATTCATTGACATATAATAAAATAGGGTATCAATTGCATCAACAACAAGATATGGATGGAGCATTAGCACGTTTTGAACTTGCATATAAACTGTACCCTTACAATGTTGATAATATATACAATTATATTTTTTTGCTACACAATAAGAATGATATAGAGCAATTACAATTAGTATCAGAATTTTGTGAAGAAAATATCTATGATCCTGATATTCAACAATTATTGTTTGAGTGTAATATTAAATAA
- a CDS encoding nucleotidyltransferase family protein, which produces MRHWEKIIVFNKQTLFETMRIIDKTALQFAVVLDEQRRLLGTVTDGDIRRGILRGNGLEVPITSIMNPNPISAREGQKNYKYHKIMKSKMLKQLPIVDRENRIIDIIFFDSVDRLSNKNTVVLMLGGLGTRLRPLTDDTPKPMLRVGNKPILETIVESFKQYGYSNFIFSVNYKKEVIKDYFQNGEHFDISIDYVEEDTRMGTAGALSLIKNRPSKPFFVMNGDLLTQINFDQLMEFHQEQNSVATMCVREYEFQIPYGVIETSGTRLVTIKEKPVHRSFVNAGIYVLSPEVFNYIPANTFYDMPTLFEQLIEAGLKTTVFPIHEYWLDIGKMDEYERADTEYMKIFKREVLR; this is translated from the coding sequence ATGAGACATTGGGAAAAAATAATTGTTTTTAATAAACAAACATTGTTTGAAACTATGAGAATCATTGATAAAACTGCCTTACAATTTGCAGTAGTATTAGATGAACAGCGTCGTTTGCTAGGGACCGTAACAGATGGAGATATACGTCGTGGTATTTTAAGAGGAAACGGACTAGAGGTACCTATTACTTCAATTATGAATCCCAATCCAATTAGTGCAAGAGAAGGTCAAAAAAATTATAAATATCATAAAATTATGAAATCAAAAATGCTAAAACAACTACCAATCGTGGATAGAGAGAATAGAATCATAGATATTATATTTTTTGACAGTGTAGATAGATTATCAAATAAAAATACCGTAGTATTGATGCTTGGTGGATTAGGGACTAGACTACGTCCACTTACAGATGATACACCTAAGCCTATGCTAAGAGTAGGGAATAAACCAATTCTTGAAACCATTGTTGAAAGCTTTAAACAGTATGGATACTCTAACTTTATTTTTTCAGTGAATTATAAAAAAGAAGTGATTAAGGATTACTTTCAAAATGGTGAGCATTTCGATATATCAATAGATTATGTCGAAGAAGATACAAGGATGGGTACTGCTGGAGCACTCTCTTTAATAAAAAATCGACCAAGTAAACCATTTTTTGTTATGAATGGAGACTTACTTACACAAATAAACTTTGATCAACTGATGGAATTTCACCAAGAACAAAATTCTGTCGCAACAATGTGTGTACGAGAGTATGAATTTCAAATTCCATACGGTGTGATTGAAACAAGTGGGACGAGACTAGTGACAATTAAAGAAAAGCCCGTTCATAGAAGCTTTGTAAACGCCGGTATATATGTCTTAAGTCCAGAGGTTTTTAATTATATACCAGCTAATACGTTTTATGATATGCCTACTCTATTCGAACAGTTAATAGAAGCGGGTTTGAAAACAACAGTATTCCCAATTCATGAGTATTGGTTAGATATTGGGAAAATGGATGAATATGAGCGAGCGGATACTGAATATATGAAAATATTTAAGAGAGAAGTTTTGAGATGA
- a CDS encoding helix-turn-helix domain-containing protein, translating into MKNISTELTNIINTPFVFHYPQTVIELSKLIANKPPHHSIQNRYIIIVTSGKCRVSTTEEQLIVQAGNVAHYNYDNNSSITSLEKSQLQGVAIEYVTAGASNKKERSFQQGLIIDHASTRLVQLADKLLEQWNLQNYENSLSIQQVFSDLLAEIHRNSQLITNDKSEDWLQKILLYMGQRYYSTITRSDMAELAGVSPEHFSRVFRKEIGQTFNSHLNLLRIRKAQQLLLTQQLNLSQLALEVGYEEGTYLSRKFKQVVGTSPSVFIRKEKKVVSLNYNYTACLRALGIMPELAPYSHWLASREHIPQTKHLSIDHMSFDNVCDAISAVRPDVIINYCIEQENAAMLTIAPVIAIPFREMSWRDQFHLISEVVDRRNQANVWLQKYDDLCTDLNNNLNRRNTTRGSAIVWEFGDKKVYCYDSSYGRGCHILYGELNYHRPDLLMKEKINERGYLEKKIKDIALYQADVIIFLNFPYSLEEKLEFKKLINSDDWLKLEAVRNKQVHFLKESSMFYGFDPLSSLAQIEILSEVLRS; encoded by the coding sequence GTGAAAAATATTTCTACTGAATTAACGAATATAATTAACACTCCATTTGTTTTTCATTATCCTCAAACTGTAATAGAGTTATCAAAGTTAATAGCAAACAAGCCTCCTCATCACTCGATTCAAAATCGTTATATTATCATTGTAACTTCAGGAAAATGTCGCGTATCCACTACGGAAGAACAGTTAATTGTTCAAGCGGGGAATGTGGCTCATTATAATTATGATAATAATTCTTCTATAACCTCACTTGAGAAATCTCAACTTCAAGGTGTAGCGATAGAATATGTTACGGCAGGGGCAAGTAACAAAAAAGAAAGATCTTTTCAACAAGGATTAATAATAGATCACGCATCAACTAGATTAGTTCAATTAGCGGATAAATTGTTAGAGCAATGGAATCTTCAAAATTATGAAAATTCTTTATCTATTCAGCAAGTTTTTTCTGATCTACTTGCTGAGATACATCGTAACTCACAGCTTATTACAAATGATAAAAGTGAGGATTGGCTACAAAAGATACTTCTTTATATGGGGCAACGCTATTATTCAACAATTACTAGAAGCGATATGGCCGAGCTTGCTGGTGTAAGCCCTGAACATTTCTCTAGAGTATTTCGAAAAGAAATAGGTCAGACGTTTAATTCGCATTTGAATTTGCTTCGTATAAGAAAAGCTCAACAACTATTGTTGACGCAGCAGTTAAATTTATCTCAATTGGCATTGGAAGTAGGATATGAGGAAGGCACCTATCTTAGTAGGAAATTTAAGCAGGTCGTTGGAACGTCACCTTCAGTATTTATTCGTAAGGAAAAGAAGGTAGTTTCATTGAATTATAACTATACAGCATGCTTAAGAGCGCTGGGAATTATGCCTGAACTCGCTCCTTATTCACACTGGTTAGCGAGTCGTGAACATATACCACAGACAAAACATTTATCCATCGATCATATGAGTTTTGATAATGTATGTGATGCTATTTCAGCAGTAAGGCCCGATGTTATTATTAATTACTGTATTGAACAAGAGAATGCAGCCATGCTTACAATTGCTCCTGTTATTGCTATTCCATTTCGCGAAATGTCCTGGAGAGACCAATTCCATTTAATAAGTGAAGTGGTTGATAGGAGAAACCAAGCGAATGTTTGGCTACAGAAATATGACGATCTATGCACGGATCTAAATAACAACTTAAATAGAAGAAACACAACTCGGGGCTCTGCTATCGTCTGGGAATTTGGAGATAAGAAAGTGTATTGCTATGATTCAAGCTATGGTCGTGGATGTCATATTTTATACGGAGAATTGAATTACCATAGACCGGATCTTTTGATGAAAGAAAAAATCAATGAGCGAGGATACTTAGAGAAGAAGATAAAAGATATTGCATTATACCAGGCTGATGTTATTATTTTTCTCAATTTTCCATATAGTTTGGAAGAAAAACTAGAATTCAAAAAATTAATAAATTCTGATGATTGGCTGAAACTCGAAGCGGTTCGTAACAAGCAAGTTCATTTCTTGAAAGAGTCATCGATGTTTTACGGTTTTGATCCTCTTTCATCACTAGCACAAATTGAAATATTAAGTGAGGTTTTGAGATCATAA
- a CDS encoding PIG-L family deacetylase — protein MNKVIIMTPHPDDETLGCGGTLLRHLQQNDKVYWVIVTEMKDSFSQEKRSKRNTEIECVADQYQFEKIFNLGFEAAALDRVPDSDLIMKISKVFQEIQPNIVYVPYPNDIHSDHKAVFDASVACTKWFRYPSIDKVLVYETLSETDFTINPDGNGFRPNIFVNIEPYIDQKIDIMKIYESEISEFPFPRSEKAIRSLAYIRGAASGFEAAEAFMLLKERVL, from the coding sequence ATGAATAAAGTAATTATTATGACACCACATCCTGACGACGAAACACTGGGGTGTGGTGGTACTTTACTACGACATCTTCAGCAAAATGATAAAGTTTATTGGGTTATAGTAACAGAGATGAAAGATTCTTTTTCCCAAGAAAAAAGATCAAAAAGAAATACGGAAATAGAATGTGTTGCTGATCAATATCAATTTGAGAAGATATTTAACTTAGGTTTTGAAGCAGCGGCATTAGATCGAGTACCTGATTCAGACTTAATTATGAAAATAAGCAAAGTATTTCAAGAGATACAACCTAATATTGTATACGTGCCTTATCCAAACGATATTCATTCTGACCACAAAGCTGTATTTGATGCATCGGTAGCTTGTACCAAATGGTTTAGATATCCATCTATAGATAAGGTTTTAGTGTACGAAACTTTATCAGAAACTGATTTTACAATAAACCCTGATGGTAATGGATTTAGGCCGAACATCTTTGTAAATATAGAGCCCTACATTGATCAAAAAATAGATATTATGAAAATCTATGAATCTGAAATAAGTGAATTTCCATTTCCGCGTAGCGAAAAAGCGATTCGGTCACTTGCCTATATTCGCGGTGCAGCAAGTGGATTTGAGGCGGCAGAGGCATTCATGCTATTGAAGGAGCGAGTGCTATGA
- a CDS encoding Gfo/Idh/MocA family oxidoreductase, giving the protein MKALVIGYGSIGQRHARLLEEMGIDVSVVSRRNFNSPNFYNNLEYAFLENEYDYIVISNETVFHAESLRELVSNQYEGHILIEKPLFMNLEQINFNHSKTFVAYNLRFHPLIQSLRTYLNNEEVISVNAYVGQYLPSWRPNADYTKSYSASKARGGGVLRDLSHELDYLMDLFGEWHSLVAVINKISDLEIESEDYVQISYSTNLNTRVTVELNYLDRITQRYVIVQTNSKTLKIDFVNNIINCNGELEQLVPIDRDYTYKKQHEAVLNGSTLCCSFAQGVSVVKMIEAAEKSSLLKEWVYNG; this is encoded by the coding sequence ATGAAAGCTCTAGTAATAGGATATGGATCAATTGGACAAAGACATGCTAGGCTACTAGAGGAAATGGGAATTGATGTTTCAGTTGTTTCTCGTCGTAACTTTAATTCTCCTAATTTTTATAATAATTTAGAGTATGCCTTTCTAGAAAATGAATACGATTATATTGTTATTTCTAATGAAACAGTATTTCACGCAGAGTCTTTAAGAGAGTTAGTTAGTAACCAATATGAAGGGCATATACTAATCGAAAAACCTCTATTTATGAATTTGGAACAGATTAATTTTAACCACAGTAAGACGTTTGTAGCTTATAATTTAAGATTTCATCCCCTGATACAAAGTTTAAGGACTTATCTAAACAATGAAGAAGTAATTAGTGTAAATGCTTACGTTGGACAGTATTTGCCTAGTTGGAGACCAAACGCAGACTATACTAAAAGCTATTCTGCATCCAAGGCTCGAGGGGGAGGGGTCTTAAGGGATTTAAGTCATGAGTTGGATTATTTAATGGATCTATTTGGGGAATGGCATTCATTGGTCGCAGTAATTAATAAAATAAGTGATCTAGAGATTGAATCAGAGGATTACGTACAGATCAGTTACAGCACCAATCTTAATACTCGTGTTACAGTTGAATTGAATTACCTAGACCGCATTACTCAACGATATGTCATTGTTCAAACAAATAGCAAAACGCTAAAAATTGATTTCGTTAATAATATTATTAATTGCAATGGAGAGCTTGAGCAATTAGTGCCAATAGATAGAGATTACACATATAAAAAGCAGCATGAAGCTGTTTTAAATGGATCAACCCTTTGTTGCTCTTTTGCACAAGGAGTGAGTGTTGTCAAAATGATTGAAGCGGCAGAAAAATCTTCACTACTCAAGGAGTGGGTATATAATGGCTAG
- the neuB gene encoding N-acetylneuraminate synthase — protein sequence MKTYIIAEAGVNHNGSLQIAKELVRAAKQAGADAVKFQTFKTENLVTKHAKQANYQIENLGEATSQFSMLKKLELTYEEFKELQLFAKAEQIEFLSTAFDFESIDFLVDQLSLPIIKISSGEVTNTPFLHYVASKGKPMILSTGMATIEEIHEALAFIAYGLARPVEQVVFEQVVNFYRTTEAKEVLESYVTLLHCTTQYPAPIDSINLNAMNQMEKVFQLPIGLSDHSEGIMIPIAAVALGAKVIEKHFTLDKTLEGPDHVSSLNPDELSGMVNKIRKIEIALGDGIKTPTATELKNSIAARKSLVAKTAINAGDIFTMENLTVKRPGGGQAPSRYWTYIGQKAVKSYEEDELIDE from the coding sequence ATGAAGACGTATATTATTGCTGAAGCTGGTGTTAATCATAATGGTTCACTTCAAATTGCAAAAGAGTTGGTTAGAGCCGCAAAGCAAGCGGGGGCAGATGCAGTTAAATTCCAAACGTTCAAGACGGAAAATTTAGTGACAAAGCACGCCAAACAAGCTAATTACCAAATAGAAAATTTAGGTGAAGCTACGTCTCAATTTTCCATGCTTAAAAAGCTGGAATTAACGTACGAGGAGTTTAAGGAATTACAGTTATTTGCTAAGGCAGAGCAGATAGAATTTTTATCTACAGCTTTCGATTTTGAAAGTATTGATTTTTTAGTAGACCAACTGTCCTTACCTATAATAAAAATTTCTTCAGGTGAAGTAACTAACACACCATTTCTTCATTATGTTGCCTCAAAAGGAAAACCAATGATTTTATCAACGGGTATGGCAACAATCGAAGAAATTCATGAAGCTTTGGCTTTTATTGCATACGGCCTAGCAAGACCCGTAGAGCAGGTTGTATTTGAGCAAGTAGTTAATTTCTATCGGACGACTGAGGCAAAGGAAGTGCTTGAAAGCTACGTAACACTTTTACACTGCACTACCCAATACCCGGCTCCAATTGATTCAATAAATTTAAATGCGATGAACCAAATGGAAAAAGTATTTCAGTTGCCTATTGGGTTGTCTGATCATTCAGAAGGAATTATGATACCAATTGCAGCTGTTGCCCTTGGTGCTAAGGTTATTGAGAAGCATTTTACACTAGATAAAACGTTAGAAGGCCCAGATCATGTATCTTCATTAAATCCAGATGAATTAAGCGGAATGGTGAATAAAATTAGAAAAATTGAAATAGCGTTGGGAGATGGAATAAAAACTCCAACTGCAACAGAATTAAAAAATAGCATTGCTGCACGCAAAAGTCTAGTGGCTAAAACCGCGATTAATGCAGGAGATATTTTTACGATGGAAAATTTGACAGTAAAAAGACCTGGAGGTGGCCAAGCACCCTCAAGGTACTGGACTTATATTGGTCAAAAAGCAGTGAAGTCGTATGAAGAGGACGAGTTAATCGATGAGTAG